AGAAGCGGGTGCAGAAGTTCGAGGGCACCGACCGCCAGGTGCGCGGCAAGATCATGCGGCTGCTCCGCGAGGCCCACTCCCCCGTGCCGCTGGCCCAGATCGACGCAGTCTGGGAGGACGCGGCCCAGCGCAGCCGCGCCCTGTTCTCGCTGGTCGAGGACGGGCTCGCGGTGCAGGTGGGCGAGCAGCACTTCGCGCTGCCGGACTAGTCACTACAATGGCGTTCGTTTAACATCCCTTCACTTTCCTTAGGAGGCAGACGGTGCGCTTTCTCAACGACGCCCAGGCTCCCTACGAGTTGACCTACTCCGACGTGTTCATGGTGCCCTCGCGCTCCGACATCGGATCGCGCATGTCGGTGGACCTGTCCACCCACGACGGATCGGGCACGACGATCCCGCTGGTCGTGGCCAACATGACCGCGGTGGCGGGCCGGCGCATGGCGGAGACCATCGCCCGCCGCGGCGGCATCGCCGTCCTGCCGCAGGACGTCCCCGCCGACATCGCGGCGGAGACGATCGCCAAGGTCAAAGCCGCCGACCTCGTCGCGGACACCCCGATCACGGTCAAGCCGCACCACACCGTGGGCTACGCCTCCAACCTGCTGCACAAGCGCGCCCACGGCGCGGCCATCGTCGTCGACGGCACCCGCCCGGTCGGGCTTATCACCGACGGCGACCTCGCGGACAACGACAACTTCACCCAGGTGGGCACGCTCATGAGCTCCGACCTCATGACCCTGCCGGTGGGCATCGACCCGCAGGAGGCCTTCCGCCTGCTGCGCGCCTCCTCCCGCAAGCTCGCTCCGGTCATCGACGCCGAGGGCAACCTCGCGGGCATCATGACCCGCCGCGGGGCGCTGCGCGCCACCGTGTACACGCCCGCCACCGACGGCGAGGGCCGCCTGCGCGTGGGCGCGGCGATCGGCATCAACGGCGACGTCGCAGGCCGCGCCCGCACGCTCGTCGAGGCGGGCGCGGACGTCCTGGTCGTGGACACCGCCCACGGCCACCAGCTGTCCACCCTGCGCGCCATCGAGGCCGTGCGGGCGGTGGGCGCGGACGTGCCGATCGTGGCGGGCAACGTCGTCTCCGCCACGGGCGTGCGAGACCTCGTCAACGCGGGCGCGGACATCGTCAAGGTGGGTGTGGGCCCGGGTGCCATGTGCACCACCCGCATGCAGACCGGCGTGGGCCGCCCGCAGTTCTCCGCGGTGCTCGAGTGCTCCGCCGCCGCCCGGGAGCTGGGCGCGCATGTGTGGGCCGACGGCGGCGTGCGCGACCCGCGCGACGTGGCCCTCGCGCTCGCCGCCGGCGCCTCCAACGTGATGATCGGGTCCTGGTTCGCGGGCACCTTCGAGTCCCCCGGCGACCTCAAGGTCGACGGCGACGGCCGCTTCTACAAGGAGTCCTTCGGCATGGCCTCGCGCCGCGCGGTGAAGAATCGCAACGCCGACGTGGAGGCCTTCGAGCGCGCCCGCCGCGAGATGTTCGAGGAGGGCATCTCCACCTCCCGCATCTACCTGGACGAGAAGGACGGCGGCGTGGAGTACCTGATCGACCGGATCACCTTCGGCATACGCTCCTCCTTCACCTACGCGGGCGCGGCGTCGATCGAGGAGTTCCAGGACAAGGCAATCGTGGGCATCCAGTCAGCGGCGGGCTTTGCCGAGGGCATGCCGCGCGCGACGAATCGTTAGGTCCGGGGCGGTACGCCGTCGACAAGCTGCTTATCGAAGTCGATGAGCTTGCCGAGCGCCCAATCGCGGTCGGTGAGCATGCGCGACATGACCAGCCCCATCGAGATCGCGAGCACCGTCATGGCCGCCGTGGCGGTGTTGCTGAGCGCGTCGTTCATGTTTCCGGCGTTGAGGTAGTAGACGGCGCGGAACATCGACGTGCCCGGGATCAGGATGACGGCGGCGGGCACCGTGGTGGTCACGCGCGGCAGGTCTGCCTTCTTTGCCGCCACCGCCCCGATGAGGCCGATGACCATGCCCGCGCAAAACGCGGCGAAGTAGCCGTTGGCGTCGAGCTCCAAAAGGAGCATGCGCAGCGTGTTCGCCACCGTGCCGATGCTCGCCGCGACCACCACCATGCGGCGCGAGGAGTTGAACAGGAACGCGAAGCCCGCGATGCCGAGGAAGCTGGCCACGGCGGCTAGGGCCAACCACGCGGGGTCGATGGAGCCCGAGGGAACCGCCACCGGCTGCGGGTTGAGCCCGGTCGCGCCGCTGACGAGCGCCACGGAGAAGGTGGCCGCGAAGATGACCACGAGCGCGTAGGCCAGGCGCGCGAGCCCCGCGTCGAAGTCGAAGCGGCCCAGGTCGATCATGGCGCTAAACAGCGGGAAGCCGGGCACGAGGAACAGCACCGCCGCGACGTATCCGGCCGTGAGCGAGCCGATGCCGGGAAAGCCCAGCGGGACGAGCCCCGCCGCGAGCAGGTAGAAGACGAGCGAGGCCACCATCCCGGAGGCCACGACCCCGCCGAGCTGGTGGACGTGGTGGCTGGCGAGCACGGAGCGCACCCACTGGCCCGAGCCCGCGGCGACGGCGACGAGCGCGACCTCGGGGAGGGTGAAGTGGTTGAGCACCGCGAAG
This is a stretch of genomic DNA from Corynebacterium vitaeruminis DSM 20294. It encodes these proteins:
- a CDS encoding GuaB1 family IMP dehydrogenase-related protein, which gives rise to MRFLNDAQAPYELTYSDVFMVPSRSDIGSRMSVDLSTHDGSGTTIPLVVANMTAVAGRRMAETIARRGGIAVLPQDVPADIAAETIAKVKAADLVADTPITVKPHHTVGYASNLLHKRAHGAAIVVDGTRPVGLITDGDLADNDNFTQVGTLMSSDLMTLPVGIDPQEAFRLLRASSRKLAPVIDAEGNLAGIMTRRGALRATVYTPATDGEGRLRVGAAIGINGDVAGRARTLVEAGADVLVVDTAHGHQLSTLRAIEAVRAVGADVPIVAGNVVSATGVRDLVNAGADIVKVGVGPGAMCTTRMQTGVGRPQFSAVLECSAAARELGAHVWADGGVRDPRDVALALAAGASNVMIGSWFAGTFESPGDLKVDGDGRFYKESFGMASRRAVKNRNADVEAFERARREMFEEGISTSRIYLDEKDGGVEYLIDRITFGIRSSFTYAGAASIEEFQDKAIVGIQSAAGFAEGMPRATNR
- a CDS encoding threonine/serine exporter family protein translates to MTEREQFEMGVAADAVLRLGMMLMGAGTSGYRVIRGMKRTARAMGFDYLDAVVGVTQITCTFHKGERFRTVASQQNHLAVDASRIEALENFTHNLDRKIDAAELNAELDRIESTVRRRWSRLILVCAAAVACAAFAVLNHFTLPEVALVAVAAGSGQWVRSVLASHHVHQLGGVVASGMVASLVFYLLAAGLVPLGFPGIGSLTAGYVAAVLFLVPGFPLFSAMIDLGRFDFDAGLARLAYALVVIFAATFSVALVSGATGLNPQPVAVPSGSIDPAWLALAAVASFLGIAGFAFLFNSSRRMVVVAASIGTVANTLRMLLLELDANGYFAAFCAGMVIGLIGAVAAKKADLPRVTTTVPAAVILIPGTSMFRAVYYLNAGNMNDALSNTATAAMTVLAISMGLVMSRMLTDRDWALGKLIDFDKQLVDGVPPRT